From Bombus vancouverensis nearcticus chromosome 15, iyBomVanc1_principal, whole genome shotgun sequence, the proteins below share one genomic window:
- the spn-F gene encoding C2H2-type zinc binding domain-containing protein spindle-F isoform X1, producing MSDMEQSENVDTEKCGNYYALLVAFKTMNERCQQLETRLATVEEENMCLRLECGKDESAVIIKANDNEKTIVQTLKFDRQEKIEELKKQKSQLTHQVFMVAGENRQLWNRLTKLIRTNKSLGSQLTKISDTLKQHSAAQPLDIVSYSFRDISSSVKEDNNQQCTLTTNNGEKEQSLEEISLRLINSIMLEKSDLEQQYAEMVELQNGTELDLRNIGFTYPEDSDTDSELLKQHDTRLSQMKNTLLAQQAKLKRALQNFKKKKGGLMCNNCRTNANKEMCQAGTQFNFNESIKEHGATQTSLQTTSLSLEKCSNIADNADQNNKICPLCGSFYGKAVTFADFHEHVLSHFNKEVSVDGFEIVH from the exons ATGAGTGATATGGAACAATCTGAGAATGTGGATACTGAAAAATGTGGCAACTATTATGCCTTGTTAGTTGCATTTAAAACTATGAACGAACGTTGTCAACAATTGGAAACAAGATTAGCTACTGTTGAGGAAGAAAATATGTGTTTGAGACTTGAATGTGGAAAGGATGAATCTGCAGTCATTATAAAAGCTAATGATAATGAAAAAACTATTGTACAAACCTTGAAG TTTGATCGACAGGAAAAAATAGAAGAGCTCAAGAAACAGAAATCCCAACTTACTCACCAAGTCTTTATGGTAGCAGGAGAAAACCGACAGTTATGGAATAGATTGACTAAATTAATAAGAACCAATAAGTCCTTAGGAAGTCAATTGACAAAAATTTCCGATACACTTAAGCAACATTCTGCAGCGCAACCGTTAGACATTGTGTCCTATAGTTTCCGTGATATCTCTAGCTCTGTTAAAGAAGATAATAATCAGCAATGTACATTAACCACAAACAATG GTGAGAAAGAACAAAGTCTAGAAGAGATATCACTTAGACTTATAAACAGTATTATGTTAGAAAAGTCAGATCTAGAACAACAGTATGCAGAG atGGTTGAATTACAAAATGGTACTGAACTAGACTTACGAAATATTGGCTTTACTTATCCTGAGGATTCAGATACAGATTCAGAATTATTAAAACAGCATGATACTAGACTCTCGCAAATGAAAAACACTTTATTGGCACAACAGGCAAAACTGAAAAGGGCACTGCAAAACttcaagaagaaaaaaggag gCTTAATGTGTAATAATTGCCGTACAAATGCGAATAAAGAAATGTGTCAAGCAGGTACTCAATTTAATTTCAATGAAAGTATTAAAGAGCATGGTGCAACTCAAACCAGTCTTCAAACTACAAGCCTATCTTTGGAAAAGTGTTCAAATATAGCAGATAATGCAGATCAAAACAATAAGATTTGTCCATTATGTGgatcattttatggaaaagcTGTCACATTTGCAGATTTTCATGAACATGTTCTGAGCCACTTTAATAAAGAAGTATCTGTAGATGGGTTTGAAATTGTTCACTAA
- the mRpL32 gene encoding mitochondrial ribosomal protein L32 produces MIYGVHTLNMANGILSRLYGAFKAFNQVVDIILRRGFPSGNLYAIECNAVNVQTINFPGRSIKDVLNETILWAVPKKRRTIEKRLCRRFGIPEYIWKPHVPKTNILMCKKCGHDYEAGTLCGYCYEIVKKETKEIQKAIQDSLGLQPVEQDVIVLYEGEKEQLRDNFWKKQRIVELPKKRPDWFNPNLLQPTVKELADSKQDELETEVSEDVKDK; encoded by the exons ATGATCTATGGGGTACATACTTTAAACATGGCGAACGGTATTTTGAGTAGACTTTATGGAGCATTTAAAGCATTTAATCAAGTAGTTGATATTATATTACGTCGTGGCTTTCCATCAG GTAATTTATACGCGATTGAATGTAACGCTGTAAATGTGCAGACCATTAATTTTCCTGGACGTTCTATAAAGGATGTTTtaaatgaaacaattttatGGGCCGTACCTAAGAAACGACGAACTATAGAAAAACGTCTTTGTAGAAGATTTGGCATTCCTGAATATATTTGGAAACCCCATGTACCAAAAACAAATATCTTAATGTGTAAAAAATGTGGTCACGATTATGAAGCTGGTACACTTTGCG GATACTGCTATGAAATagtaaaaaaggaaacaaaagaaatacagaaagcTATACAAGATTCATTGGGATTGCAACCTGTTGAACAGGATGTTATAGTATTAtatgaaggagaaaaagaacaaTTACGAGATAACTTTTGGAAG AAACAAAGAATCGTAGAATTACCTAAAAAGAGGCCTGATTGGTTCAATCCAAATTTACTTCAGCCAACAGTAAAAGAATTAGCTGATTCAAAACAAGATGAATTAGAAACTGAAGTTTCGGAAGATGTTAAGGATAagtga
- the spn-F gene encoding C2H2-type zinc binding domain-containing protein spindle-F isoform X2, with protein MSDMEQSENVDTEKCGNYYALLVAFKTMNERCQQLETRLATVEEENMCLRLECGKDESAVIIKANDNEKTIVQTLKEKIEELKKQKSQLTHQVFMVAGENRQLWNRLTKLIRTNKSLGSQLTKISDTLKQHSAAQPLDIVSYSFRDISSSVKEDNNQQCTLTTNNGEKEQSLEEISLRLINSIMLEKSDLEQQYAEMVELQNGTELDLRNIGFTYPEDSDTDSELLKQHDTRLSQMKNTLLAQQAKLKRALQNFKKKKGGLMCNNCRTNANKEMCQAGTQFNFNESIKEHGATQTSLQTTSLSLEKCSNIADNADQNNKICPLCGSFYGKAVTFADFHEHVLSHFNKEVSVDGFEIVH; from the exons ATGAGTGATATGGAACAATCTGAGAATGTGGATACTGAAAAATGTGGCAACTATTATGCCTTGTTAGTTGCATTTAAAACTATGAACGAACGTTGTCAACAATTGGAAACAAGATTAGCTACTGTTGAGGAAGAAAATATGTGTTTGAGACTTGAATGTGGAAAGGATGAATCTGCAGTCATTATAAAAGCTAATGATAATGAAAAAACTATTGTACAAACCTTGAAG GAAAAAATAGAAGAGCTCAAGAAACAGAAATCCCAACTTACTCACCAAGTCTTTATGGTAGCAGGAGAAAACCGACAGTTATGGAATAGATTGACTAAATTAATAAGAACCAATAAGTCCTTAGGAAGTCAATTGACAAAAATTTCCGATACACTTAAGCAACATTCTGCAGCGCAACCGTTAGACATTGTGTCCTATAGTTTCCGTGATATCTCTAGCTCTGTTAAAGAAGATAATAATCAGCAATGTACATTAACCACAAACAATG GTGAGAAAGAACAAAGTCTAGAAGAGATATCACTTAGACTTATAAACAGTATTATGTTAGAAAAGTCAGATCTAGAACAACAGTATGCAGAG atGGTTGAATTACAAAATGGTACTGAACTAGACTTACGAAATATTGGCTTTACTTATCCTGAGGATTCAGATACAGATTCAGAATTATTAAAACAGCATGATACTAGACTCTCGCAAATGAAAAACACTTTATTGGCACAACAGGCAAAACTGAAAAGGGCACTGCAAAACttcaagaagaaaaaaggag gCTTAATGTGTAATAATTGCCGTACAAATGCGAATAAAGAAATGTGTCAAGCAGGTACTCAATTTAATTTCAATGAAAGTATTAAAGAGCATGGTGCAACTCAAACCAGTCTTCAAACTACAAGCCTATCTTTGGAAAAGTGTTCAAATATAGCAGATAATGCAGATCAAAACAATAAGATTTGTCCATTATGTGgatcattttatggaaaagcTGTCACATTTGCAGATTTTCATGAACATGTTCTGAGCCACTTTAATAAAGAAGTATCTGTAGATGGGTTTGAAATTGTTCACTAA